Proteins from one Triticum aestivum cultivar Chinese Spring chromosome 7A, IWGSC CS RefSeq v2.1, whole genome shotgun sequence genomic window:
- the LOC123151327 gene encoding myb-related protein Hv33, with protein sequence MQLAAKVGDQMEERKAPGSGRALSHGAHLPESDRPPPAPPLFLLYLRLDLPLLAATIVSLSLSSRLFSSISSPRFSARCRPAMAKQSCCHKKRLRRGLWSPEEDEKLMNHIAMYGHGCWSSVPKLAGLERCGKSCRLRWINYLRPDLKRGTFSQEEEDLIIHLHSMLGNKWSQIAAQLPGRTDNEVKNFWNSYIKKKLRERGIDPATHKPLAEATTTSPTACRAVFSDAELVPTTAALAQDQVEKMLDSLKMPLDWPVGGVAGNGVPESYQMPSLQEGCAFHMGALQQHCGAIPSASSSSTLTAADVGAALPWLELGPTDTISGHVDQYAGALGELRWSDYFDGALQGQCVYDSGMVDDDAVQFDDVHGLSSWC encoded by the exons ATGCAGCTAGCGGCAAAGGTAGGGGATCAGATGGAGGAGAGGAAGGCACCCGGGTCAGGCAGGGCACTCTCCCACGGTGCACACCTACCTGAAAGCGACCGCCCGCCCCCTgcgcctcctctcttcctcttatACCTCCGCCTCGATCTCCCTCTCCTCGCTGCCACCATCGTGTCTCTATCCTTGTCCAGCcgtttgttttccagtatatcctCGCCGCGTTTTAGTGCGCGCTGCCGACCGGCCATGGCGAAGCAGTCGTGCTGCCACAAGAAGCGGCTGAGGAGAGGGCTCTGGTCCCCggaggaggacgagaagctcaTGAACCACATTGCCATGTACGGCCACGGCTGCTGGAGCTCCGTTCCTAAGCTTGCAG GACTTGAGAGGTGTGGCAAGAGCTGCAGGCTGAGGTGGATAAACTACCTGAGGCCAGACCTCAAGCGGGGCACATTCTCGCAGGAGGAGGAGGACCTCATCATACACCTCCATTCCATGCTAGGAAACAA GTGGTCACAGATTGCCGCGCAGCTGCCCGGCCGGACGGACAACGAAGTCAAGAACTTCTGGAACTCATACATCAAGAAGAAGCTGAGGGAGCGCGGCATCGACCCCGCCACCCACAAGCCGCTGGCCGAGGCCACCACCACGTCGCCCACCGCGTGCCGAGCGGTCTTCAGCGATGCCGAGCTCGTCCCAACAACGGCGGCGCTGGCCCAGGACCAGGTGGAGAAAATGCTGGATAGCCTGAAGATGCCGCTGGACTGGCCCGTCGGCGGTGTCGCCGGCAACGGGGTGCCCGAATCCTACCAGATGCCGAGCCTTCAGGAAGGCTGCGCCTTCCACATGGGCGCGCTGCAGCAGCACTGCGGCGCCATCCCGTCCGCGTCGAGCTCCAGCACGTTGACGGCAGCTGACGTCGGCGCCGCCCTGCCGTGGCTGGAGCTCGGGCCGACCGACACCATCTCCGGCCACGTCGACCAATACGCCGGCGCTCTGGGCGAGCTCAGGTGGTCTGACTACTTTGACGGCGCCCTGCAGGGGCAGTGCGTCTACGACAGCGGCATGGTCGACGACGACGCTGTGCAGTTCGACGACGTCCATGGGTTAAGCAGCTGGTGCTAA